In Alteromonas sp. V450, the following proteins share a genomic window:
- a CDS encoding patatin-like phospholipase family protein: protein MKIGLALGAGAARGWTHIGIIEALEKLGVKIDVVAGCSIGAYVGAAYASGKLEDLKEWACSLSDWQVLALMGVGLRRGGIASGQKVFDKLASEFCAPSYEDMLKPFASVATDLYTGREVVFNSGPIGDTIQASCAIPALFAPVAHGDRWLVDGAVVNPVPVNLCRQLGADFVIAVNLNADFRPLRLEKLRQDHEENQRKTEDFFTKSQNVLRQWFSPDSKEEKALEKTDEKEEVLSDTNDVKTEEGIASEVIEKVEEEFTEVPAKVSKRNPPGIMSVMSSSLEILQARVTRSRLAGDPPDILIEPQLTDVGIMEFHRAEELCAKGEETIARVAEQIRYQLLT from the coding sequence ATGAAAATAGGACTTGCGTTAGGAGCCGGTGCTGCACGGGGCTGGACCCATATTGGTATCATTGAAGCATTAGAGAAACTTGGCGTTAAAATTGACGTGGTCGCCGGCTGTTCTATTGGTGCTTATGTTGGCGCGGCCTATGCAAGCGGTAAACTAGAAGATCTTAAAGAGTGGGCTTGTTCGCTAAGCGACTGGCAAGTACTGGCGCTTATGGGCGTAGGACTTAGGCGCGGCGGCATTGCCAGTGGACAAAAAGTTTTTGACAAGCTTGCCAGCGAGTTTTGCGCTCCCTCCTACGAAGACATGCTGAAGCCATTTGCGTCGGTAGCTACCGATTTGTATACCGGCCGTGAAGTGGTATTTAACTCAGGTCCTATTGGCGATACCATTCAAGCATCTTGTGCAATTCCCGCGCTCTTCGCGCCCGTAGCACACGGCGATCGTTGGCTAGTAGACGGCGCTGTTGTTAATCCCGTTCCGGTTAACTTGTGTCGTCAGCTAGGGGCGGACTTTGTCATTGCAGTAAACTTGAATGCAGATTTCCGACCACTTCGGCTTGAAAAATTAAGGCAAGACCACGAAGAAAACCAACGCAAAACCGAGGACTTTTTTACTAAAAGCCAGAACGTGTTGCGCCAATGGTTTTCGCCTGATAGCAAGGAAGAAAAAGCACTTGAGAAGACAGACGAAAAAGAGGAAGTTTTGTCTGATACTAACGATGTTAAAACTGAAGAAGGTATTGCTTCTGAAGTGATAGAAAAAGTAGAAGAAGAATTCACTGAGGTTCCAGCTAAAGTGAGCAAGCGAAACCCACCTGGGATCATGAGCGTAATGAGCAGCTCACTTGAAATACTACAAGCTCGCGTTACACGCTCTCGCCTTGCCGGCGATCCGCCTGACATTCTTATTGAACCGCAACTTACTGACGTGGGTATTATGGAATTCCACAGGGCAGAAGAGCTCTGCGCAAAGGGTGAAGAAACCATCGCCCGTGTGGCCGAGCAAATTAGGTATCAGTTGCTCACCTGA
- a CDS encoding DUF2987 domain-containing protein, with product MIRAALICASSLFIAVSSFSVASETIDVEYSRFYSHVKKLDNEDTQALQFAFGFVRVGEGRLCEVNEALIVTDKKTMPLEVSGEGRFTVPTEKALKLANALVRIDLNERANVCDMSVQLETKPEYLKQYYTKDELTFLYDQYEAFFNEMGSFLSFMMPSVKGLMLQFDDKELDFITPQGVHINNGVLHLEQDWIDNARGLTLPKAPLRVTAMASS from the coding sequence ATGATACGCGCTGCTTTAATTTGTGCCTCATCGCTGTTTATTGCTGTAAGCAGTTTTTCTGTGGCTAGTGAAACAATCGATGTAGAATACAGCCGTTTTTACAGCCATGTGAAAAAACTAGATAACGAAGATACCCAAGCGCTTCAGTTTGCATTTGGTTTTGTCCGTGTGGGTGAGGGTCGTTTGTGCGAGGTTAATGAGGCGTTAATTGTGACAGATAAAAAAACAATGCCCCTTGAGGTAAGCGGCGAAGGACGCTTCACTGTACCCACAGAGAAGGCTCTGAAGCTCGCTAATGCACTGGTGCGTATCGATTTAAATGAGCGTGCAAATGTATGTGATATGTCGGTGCAGCTAGAGACCAAACCGGAATATCTAAAGCAGTATTATACAAAAGACGAACTTACTTTCTTGTATGACCAGTACGAAGCTTTTTTTAATGAGATGGGAAGCTTTTTATCTTTTATGATGCCATCTGTAAAAGGCTTAATGCTTCAATTTGATGACAAGGAATTAGACTTCATCACGCCTCAGGGAGTACATATCAATAATGGCGTGTTGCACTTAGAACAAGATTGGATAGATAACGCAAGAGGTTTAACGCTGCCAAAGGCGCCACTGCGCGTAACCGCAATGGCTTCAAGTTAA
- a CDS encoding glucosaminidase domain-containing protein, with the protein MHKRETFKIVLITLGVLAVIVINAIIFTKDEPDVLDIPQTVEAKKAVPNFSAYTNVKEKKEAFFNYLRPEVEKQNAYLLTLRHYVQTLYRKALANESLSDEDMTRLNWLEQEYRVKPTQPLKTKLLALLQKIDILPVELVLVQAANESAWGTSRFAKKGYNFFGLWCFSRGCGFVPNRRNEGASHEVAKFDSLSQATYTYMRNLNRHDAYADLREIRSRLRANQIPITGVALAEGLMNYSERGAAYVEELQTMILFNEEFLSE; encoded by the coding sequence ATGCATAAACGTGAAACTTTTAAAATCGTCCTTATAACGCTGGGCGTTTTAGCTGTAATTGTAATTAACGCCATTATTTTCACAAAGGACGAACCAGATGTTTTGGACATACCACAAACGGTAGAAGCCAAAAAGGCGGTTCCCAATTTTTCAGCTTATACGAATGTAAAAGAAAAGAAAGAAGCGTTTTTCAATTATCTACGCCCAGAAGTGGAGAAGCAAAATGCGTATCTTCTTACGCTAAGGCATTACGTACAAACGTTGTATCGCAAAGCGCTAGCCAACGAGTCACTTTCAGATGAAGATATGACAAGGCTTAATTGGCTAGAACAAGAGTATCGTGTTAAGCCAACACAGCCGTTAAAAACAAAACTTCTCGCGTTGCTGCAAAAGATTGATATTTTACCCGTAGAGCTTGTGCTTGTGCAGGCTGCTAATGAGTCGGCGTGGGGCACCAGTCGTTTTGCAAAAAAAGGCTATAACTTTTTTGGCTTGTGGTGTTTCTCTAGAGGGTGCGGTTTTGTACCAAACCGTCGAAACGAGGGGGCGTCTCACGAAGTCGCTAAATTTGATAGTTTATCTCAAGCAACGTATACCTACATGCGAAATTTAAATCGCCATGACGCTTATGCTGATTTAAGAGAGATACGCAGCCGACTTCGAGCAAACCAGATACCAATTACTGGTGTAGCGCTTGCTGAGGGGCTAATGAACTATTCCGAGCGGGGAGCCGCTTATGTTGAAGAGCTACAAACTATGATCCTATTTAACGAGGAGTTTTTATCCGAATGA
- a CDS encoding stress protein has protein sequence MKDVNQDRLNNTLSKQYQFDTKGLLRRAAGLTKANFSSLLQGSVVLFLTFVVLGVFAQQYITINDDGTYVFEHQSIIEIVAICVVAPLLTGLYMMGVFVARGTKTSVFTVFQFFPLIFLLALTQLVNSILVQLGMMLLIIPGVYFYLASSFSLMLVADRKLTPISAIILSCRVFNAYWAQIASVFGVFFLLFATAPLTFGFSLIWVLPFYFSMMGLLYQELIGEQGESTEASENGVNESSFDA, from the coding sequence GTGAAAGACGTAAACCAAGACCGCCTGAATAATACGTTGTCTAAACAGTATCAATTTGATACCAAAGGTCTATTGCGCCGCGCTGCCGGTTTAACAAAGGCAAACTTTTCATCATTGCTGCAGGGAAGTGTTGTTCTATTTTTGACGTTTGTCGTGTTGGGTGTATTTGCTCAGCAGTACATCACAATAAATGACGATGGGACCTACGTATTCGAGCATCAGTCCATTATTGAGATTGTAGCAATATGTGTCGTGGCCCCCCTGCTAACCGGGTTGTATATGATGGGGGTTTTCGTAGCACGTGGTACAAAAACATCAGTATTTACCGTTTTTCAGTTTTTTCCTCTTATTTTCTTATTGGCTTTAACCCAATTGGTAAATAGCATTCTTGTGCAGTTGGGTATGATGCTGCTTATTATTCCCGGTGTATATTTTTATTTGGCGTCTTCATTTTCTCTAATGTTGGTGGCAGACAGGAAGCTTACGCCAATCAGTGCGATTATTCTCTCGTGTCGTGTGTTTAATGCTTACTGGGCTCAAATTGCCAGTGTTTTTGGTGTATTTTTCTTATTGTTTGCGACAGCACCGCTCACCTTTGGTTTTTCACTTATTTGGGTGTTACCTTTTTATTTTAGTATGATGGGTTTGCTCTATCAGGAACTGATTGGGGAACAGGGTGAAAGCACGGAGGCATCTGAAAACGGTGTGAATGAGTCTAGCTTCGATGCATAA